A single genomic interval of Nitrospirota bacterium harbors:
- a CDS encoding alpha/beta fold hydrolase, with protein MSSLLSFELAGADGKLIRGDRSMGKDRQILFITGFLSKRWGNKSKALAQWCAEQGWGFCCYDVRGFGDSEGRFIDYTLSDWIADARLVLNMLKGGPPITIVGNSLGGWIAWLMAQECAGIERLLLIAPAFNMMGLRAQSIAPERCHDWHTAGWMPWDDEPAHRDYPLAWKWVEESKAYWGRSFDRLRPVSTAILHGQQDHVILPQGSSQFAEQLRGLAPSFPIDLHLVPGDHRLSSPEHLDLFRRLVVGAT; from the coding sequence ATGAGTAGCCTGCTTTCGTTCGAACTCGCAGGCGCCGATGGCAAGTTGATCCGAGGGGATCGCTCGATGGGGAAGGATCGCCAGATTCTGTTCATCACCGGCTTCCTCTCGAAACGGTGGGGCAATAAGAGCAAAGCACTCGCGCAATGGTGTGCAGAACAAGGCTGGGGGTTCTGTTGCTACGATGTGCGAGGCTTTGGCGATTCGGAAGGACGGTTCATCGACTACACGCTCTCGGACTGGATCGCCGATGCGCGGCTCGTTCTGAATATGCTCAAGGGCGGACCGCCGATCACCATCGTTGGCAATTCACTCGGAGGCTGGATCGCCTGGCTCATGGCGCAGGAATGTGCTGGCATCGAGCGGTTGTTGCTCATCGCACCGGCGTTCAACATGATGGGCCTGCGGGCGCAATCGATTGCACCAGAGCGATGCCATGACTGGCATACCGCCGGTTGGATGCCTTGGGACGACGAGCCGGCCCATCGGGACTATCCTCTCGCCTGGAAGTGGGTGGAAGAGAGCAAGGCCTATTGGGGCAGGAGTTTCGACCGGCTGCGGCCAGTGAGTACGGCCATTCTCCATGGCCAGCAAGACCATGTGATTCTGCCGCAAGGCAGCAGTCAGTTCGCCGAGCAGTTACGAGGCCTCGCTCCTTCGTTTCCGATCGACCTCCATCTCGTTCCGGGCGACCATCGCTTG